The Verrucomicrobiota bacterium genome has a window encoding:
- a CDS encoding response regulator produces the protein MNQFGFDLYFSREHLKAGLLVSLLSVWVLVALFYYLNRYTKRRYFTIWATAWLFYALWITLRFGFHGAQRPPFLLMVQQWCVGVSAVFLLWGGLRFLGRRVRQRLLVFFMGFLLTCSYLGSYHLDDPLWVELATFGLIGVSSILISWCFLNYRRKREFIGATLLALGFFLWGVYMISYPLMEHTEDLVSMALFISAALQLLLAVSMIVLVLEEVRHTHQLTLHQVHSRKIERDALQTKVFLTQERYRSLFDQSGDAIVITNTENLLILEVNRAAERVLGVSHTEAARHALTSFCQLRGGTCSKPYTGADWFDLIRRQQPLMLVRKNGEVKPFEVDAAPLDFDGQPAYQFLLRELTERARLEQQLRQSEKLAALGQMISGIAHELNNPLAVIKGYLELILDHHQLSPQTRTDLGKVVRESNRAAKLVMNFLSLAREQPARRDLVNLNELIQRVVELRKIELLVAKTELHLELDPHLPPTAANADQIQQLLINLMNNALQAMVDSSRPGCLKIRTQRNGELIQILVEDNGPGVPPELETKIFEPFFTTKEVGTGTGLGLSIAHGIMTEHNGRIFYQPSSLGGAAFLLEFPVVTEPFPSSASSDTTFLSAQADTPPARAGDILVLDDEPSIAEMLGEMLSLLGHNPTLSHAPAHALELLGKRNFDLIISDFRMPGLNGQQFYELAKKKKPHLARRIIFLTGDVVNEETQAFLRSTGNPYLTKPFKLARIRKIVTDVLQDNASPDLAAKNV, from the coding sequence ATGAACCAATTTGGTTTTGACCTTTATTTCAGCCGCGAACACTTGAAGGCGGGGCTGCTGGTTTCTTTGCTCAGTGTTTGGGTATTGGTGGCCCTGTTCTATTACCTCAACCGTTACACCAAACGCCGATATTTCACCATCTGGGCCACGGCCTGGCTGTTTTACGCGCTGTGGATCACTCTTCGCTTTGGCTTTCATGGAGCACAACGCCCCCCGTTCTTGTTGATGGTGCAGCAATGGTGCGTGGGCGTGTCCGCGGTGTTCCTGCTTTGGGGTGGATTGCGGTTTCTCGGCCGGCGCGTCCGCCAGCGGCTGCTGGTTTTTTTCATGGGATTCCTGCTGACGTGCAGTTATCTCGGCTCCTACCACCTGGACGATCCGCTGTGGGTCGAGCTGGCGACTTTTGGATTGATCGGAGTCAGCAGCATTTTGATCTCGTGGTGTTTCCTCAATTACCGCCGGAAGCGCGAATTCATCGGCGCCACATTGCTGGCGCTCGGTTTTTTTCTCTGGGGCGTTTACATGATCAGCTACCCGCTGATGGAACACACCGAGGACCTGGTCAGCATGGCGTTGTTCATCTCCGCCGCGCTCCAGTTGTTGCTGGCGGTCAGCATGATCGTCCTCGTTTTAGAGGAGGTCCGGCACACTCATCAACTGACTTTGCACCAGGTTCATTCGCGCAAGATCGAGCGGGACGCCTTGCAGACGAAAGTCTTTTTGACGCAGGAACGCTACCGTAGTCTGTTCGACCAGTCCGGTGATGCGATTGTGATCACCAATACGGAAAATCTGCTCATCCTTGAAGTCAACCGCGCCGCGGAACGCGTGTTGGGAGTCAGTCACACCGAAGCCGCGCGGCATGCCCTGACCTCGTTTTGTCAATTGCGGGGCGGCACCTGCTCGAAGCCCTACACCGGAGCCGACTGGTTTGATTTGATTCGCCGCCAACAGCCGTTGATGTTGGTGAGGAAAAACGGCGAGGTTAAACCGTTCGAGGTGGACGCCGCCCCGCTGGATTTTGACGGCCAGCCCGCCTACCAGTTTTTATTGCGCGAGTTGACGGAGCGCGCCCGTCTGGAACAGCAATTGCGCCAGTCCGAAAAGCTGGCGGCTCTCGGCCAGATGATTTCCGGCATCGCCCATGAATTGAACAATCCGCTCGCGGTCATCAAAGGCTATCTCGAATTGATTCTCGACCACCACCAGTTGAGTCCGCAAACGCGCACTGACCTGGGGAAAGTGGTGCGCGAGAGTAATCGCGCCGCCAAACTGGTGATGAATTTTCTGTCGCTGGCCCGCGAGCAACCCGCGCGGCGCGACCTGGTCAATCTTAATGAGTTGATCCAACGTGTCGTCGAGTTGCGCAAAATCGAACTGTTGGTCGCGAAAACCGAATTGCACCTCGAACTGGACCCCCACCTGCCACCCACCGCCGCCAACGCCGACCAGATCCAGCAGTTGCTCATCAATCTAATGAACAACGCGCTGCAGGCCATGGTCGACTCATCCCGACCGGGTTGCCTGAAGATTCGAACTCAGCGCAACGGGGAATTGATACAAATCCTGGTGGAAGACAATGGCCCCGGTGTGCCGCCGGAATTGGAGACGAAAATCTTCGAGCCGTTTTTCACCACCAAGGAAGTCGGCACCGGCACCGGGCTGGGACTTTCCATAGCGCACGGCATCATGACCGAGCACAACGGCCGCATCTTCTATCAACCCTCCTCCCTCGGCGGCGCCGCTTTTCTTCTCGAATTCCCCGTGGTGACGGAACCCTTCCCGAGCTCCGCTTCGTCCGACACAACCTTTCTCTCCGCCCAGGCCGACACGCCGCCGGCCCGGGCAGGCGATATTCTGGTGCTGGACGATGAACCGTCCATCGCGGAAATGCTGGGCGAGATGTTGAGCCTGCTCGGTCACAACCCCACCTTGAGCCATGCTCCCGCCCATGCCCTCGAACTGCTCGGCAAGCGGAATTTTGACCTGATCATTTCGGATTTCCGCATGCCGGGACTGAATGGCCAGCAGTTCTACGAACTGGCGAAGAAGAAAAAGCCGCATCTGGCGCGGCGCATCATTTTTCTGACGGGCGATGTCGTGAACGAAGAGACGCAAGCCTTCCTGCGGTCCACCGGCAACCCGTACCTCACCAAACCCTTCAAGCTGGCCAGGATAAGGAAAATCGTCACCGACGTGCTGCAGGACAATGCCTCACCCGACTTGGCGGCCAAAAACGTCTGA